The region CTTATGAAGCTCAAGCTCGTGTCAGGGACCCTGTTTATGGCTGTGTCTCCCATATTTTTGCTTTACAACAACAGGTAAACCTCATTTAAATTCACCACTTCCTCTTTTCTCTGGAAATTACTAGAAGTCAACTTCCAAAACAATATCAATTGCAATTAATCTTGGTTCCATCTTTTTAGAACAGGATTGGCCATATTCCTGTCTTTTTCTCTCACATGTAGTTAGGTTTGGCTTCCATGTATAATCAAGAGCCAGTACaagaatattaattattgatTATGAACATCATACATTAAGTAAACTATCAAAATATTCAACCAAATTGTTTTCTACATTTTTATTGACTTGACACAATTCATTAGTTGTAATAGGAAATGAGACACTATTCGAGTCTAGAAGATCTTGAATCTTGATCCTTTATTAATGGTCTCCGAATAGAATCTCATTCTCTGTTCTATTAATGAATTTGTGTCacttcaataaaaaaatcacacatataggttataaatgttatattcatgcattttttaattgaagtAACACAATTTCATATGATTGATACCGGAAATGACACATTACTCGGGAAAGAAATCTTAATCGTTCATTAATTGATCAtggtttttcttctcttacaGAGTATTTTATCTTTTGGTTCAAATGTAGGTAGGGTGCTTGCAGGCACAACTGATGCAAGCCAAGGCACTGCTAGCTCAGAACCTGATGGATTCATCAAGGAACTTAGGGAATCAGTGGTCAGGGAATGTTGCTGGACAACCACCACTCAATCAATTTTGTTCAACTTATACCATGAACCCTCCAATATCTCCTCAGAGCTCGCTTGAGTCAATTGATTATAGCAGCATCAATGATGGAATGAGCTGCAATATGCAAGATATCCAAAGCAGAGAGGATTTCTCATCCCAAGCTTGTTCTAAGATCAGATCATGTAGCAATGACTTGAGTGAGCTGCAAGAACTTGCTTTCAAGATGATGAGAAACTAAAACTAGGATAtagatataaaattaaaactagtCTTGTCTATGTTATCTTGAAGGATTTAGGCCCCGTTtgaaaaaacagcttaattaagcgcttatggtcctaagcgcttatgacataagcgcttattcataagctatttttaaaaatttattaaattaaattaaaaataagctgtatataagcataagctgtttttcataagctatcctgagtagcttatgaaaataagctgaaaagaGCTTATGAcaggccataagctgtttgcataagcccttccaaacactggcataagagcttatgctatcagataagctcaaataagctcttccaaactgggccttaatCCCTTGATGTTGGGGATGCTCTTTGCCTGGAGATAGAAATGCTTTGTTCCTATTTAGTGTCTCATTCTATATTTCACCAATCAAATTGTATCACATGAGAGTATGATAATTACAACCTTACGATAGTGATTTTTAAATGACATGATACAAATGAGACACCAATGGAAAACACAGCATTTCAATCAATTTCCCCACCAGTGTTGTATATACATAGAATGTCAACAAGAAAACTTGCCAATAAATGATTAAGTCCCATCTATGTGTTAGGCTTTCTTTTAATAGattcaataataaaaaatattaacttttgcagACTGGCAACTGGCCTAACAAAGTCTCAAGCGGTTAACTTCCAAGTTTATAAATAATGAGTTTTATTGAACTACAATAATGGAGACACCCTTAACCCAAATATGGAAGCCTATAAAATAGGTACTTTCTTGAATGACAATGCATTCTTTAATTTGGCTTTGGAAGTTCAATTATCATACATACCCAACTTTGAACTTTAAGGTGTATCGCCCCCTCCTTCTCCGACCTATCTAGCTAAATAGTAACCTTTTACCTAGCGGAATTTAGATGACAATCTAGGTGAATTTGATTTCTTTCTTAAGACACAAGCACAAATTGATCTAATTTGATTTATGTTAGTGAATAATGCCATTCACCTTTTTTGGGAAATATTTGGTAAAAGATGAACACTTTTTTCAaaaaggcttaatagctcttttggtctctcacttatcacgattttgcacttttggtttcCAATtaaaaattagcacttttgatcctccacattgcttaattcttttgcaaaaatgatccctatttgggactaaaacaacaaaagtgtgTAAATGTGAGAGACtaattttactcattttttctggaggaaccaaaagtgcaaaaaggtgataagtgagagaccaAAAGAGATATTAAACCTTTCAAAAAAGCATGGAACAGAAGATAATAATTGCATGAGCCTTCATCTTAGCATAGTCCATATGGGTGCGCGCATTGATGAGCCTTCTTTTTAGGTTTTAGCTTTTGTCCAGAAATATTAACATAAAATTATTTAGGCTTAAtactcatattagtccctgtctttgtgtcgccgtctgaaccaggtccctgatcggaaaaatttgtggattaaatctctctcttttaaaaacgtatggagcaagtcctcgccggagctcgaagctccggcgagtgatgatttagcgtgctgactgtgtaaatgatgcttacgtggattttaaaaaaaataaaaaataaaaaacaaattacatatcagaaaattaaattaaattaataaaattaaaaccccaatttttttaaaacaattcaACCCTCTCAATTTTTTACTTCAGGGTACTTTAATTAACAAATTTTCTCCACCTTCTCATCTTTCTCCCTCTCCCATCATACCCACCCACCATATCATCTTCAACAACATATCATCTGAAATCATCCATCTTCATCTTTGTCTCATCACCCTTCATCAATTTTGGCCAGACATCATCCATGCTTTTGCATCGAACGGTTGGCATGCAATCCTGTTTCAAGTGAACGTCCCTTTTAGTTAGTTGCGTGACTGCGGTTCCTGTGCTGACTACCTCTTGAATGGTATTCGTGTGGCTTGTCGGATTTCGTCCATCCAGACCTCCTCGAGGGAGGGGGTTCTGGGGGATCTCGAAGTGATGCATGTGTTCCACGTTTGCGATTCATTCTTGTAGCAATTGTGGCGCACATGTTTTTGTTGCTCTCTCGGATGCGGTGCATGAGATGAAACATGGGAAATTCTCTTCCATGCAGTCCCTTTAATCTTGGTTGCCTTGAATGACACTTGCCTCCGTGACTTGCTCGCTCTCCACTCGTGGTTGCATGCAAGCGCCGATGAGCAAAGTTGTTAATGGATGCTACCTGGTTGATCCTGCCAGTAGTCATATGCTTGTCTCAAAGATTAAGCCATGCATGTGTAAGTATGAACTAATTCAGACTGTGAAACTGCGAATGGCtcattaaatcagttatagtttgtttgatggtatctactactcggataaccgtagt is a window of Lotus japonicus ecotype B-129 chromosome 5, LjGifu_v1.2 DNA encoding:
- the LOC130716571 gene encoding LOB domain-containing protein 16-like, yielding MASSTGSGSGSGSPCGACKFLRRKCASDCIFAPYFCSEQGQANFAAIHKVFGASNVSKMLLHIPARDRCEAVFTIAYEAQARVRDPVYGCVSHIFALQQQVGCLQAQLMQAKALLAQNLMDSSRNLGNQWSGNVAGQPPLNQFCSTYTMNPPISPQSSLESIDYSSINDGMSCNMQDIQSREDFSSQACSKIRSCSNDLSELQELAFKMMRN